In Lathyrus oleraceus cultivar Zhongwan6 chromosome 2, CAAS_Psat_ZW6_1.0, whole genome shotgun sequence, the DNA window AGTACCATGCCATGGATCAAACAAATTGAAGCCCAAGTGTTTGCTCCCAATTTCGACGCCTAAAGTGGATTAAGGGAATTAATTAAGGAAATAAAGTTTCATGTGAAGAAATTGAATGTTTCAACAAAACTATACATTTGAAATTCCAGTCGAAGATACCTTGATGCAAAAGTAAAGATACTGCgtggacttagaaatatttctagCAGCTTGGAGATGTTTTCAACAGAAGCGTCACTGGTGATAGTTCAATAAAGGATTTGAATTCAAATGAGGGAGGAAATTCTTTGTTCTTATCCAACTGCTAAGGATATACGTGGGGCGTACTGGGCAATTACATACATGCAGAGCGCCACTTTGCTGCAGTcattagacaacaaatggatgaGAGTAACTATGACATGGTCCAGATGTTGGCCCAAACTATGGGGATAATCCTTAATCCTCTAATTCAAAATACTACCCAGACAAGTTAACAAATGGTAGTGCAGATGACGCGCCTGGCGAACTTCTTTGGTGTGCTTCAGCCTCCCCAACATCCACAAAGAGAGTATATGGTATAAAACCAAGGGGTAGCCTTTGAGGAGGATCTTACCATTAATCAAGTTCAACAAAACCAAAGAGACACACCCGGGGCAAACATGGAAAACCTGGGAGGAGCGGTCAAACAACATAGGGTCGAACCCCCTAGAAACCAACTACGAGTCCCAATAGAGGAAGAACCAATAATAGCATTGGTAAATAGGAATCAGAATGCTGATAACATCGTACAACAAATGCGACACAATGATATGGCAGCAGATAATAATatggcagccatggtcgaaagAATCATGGCTCGAAACAGAGTAAACTTTGGCCTGCGAAGGCCAAACTATATGTCACCTCTCTCAGAGTATATCCTCCAGTCGGACTTACCCCCTAGATGGAAGGTCCCTAAATTCACTAAGTTTTCTAGGGATACTACTGAATCCACTGTCGAACATGTGGCTAGGTATTTAATAGAGGCCGGAGAAATTTCG includes these proteins:
- the LOC127122291 gene encoding uncharacterized protein LOC127122291, encoding MENLGGAVKQHRVEPPRNQLRVPIEEEPIIALVNRNQNADNIVQQMRHNDMAADNNMAAMVERIMARNRVNFGLRRPNYMSPLSEYILQSDLPPRWKVPKFTKFSRDTTESTVEHVARYLIEAGEISNNENLRIKYFPSSLTMNAFTWFTTLPQNSIHTWTQLERMFHEQFYMGKTKIGLKELASIKRKFTETIDDYLNRSHLLKARCFTQVPEHDLVEMAAGGLDYSIRKKLDT